The proteins below are encoded in one region of Taeniopygia guttata chromosome 15, bTaeGut7.mat, whole genome shotgun sequence:
- the RAB36 gene encoding ras-related protein Rab-36, with protein MKSNLMHLVPPVSRGRIISQFPKWYTPEACLQFKEHFHAQVRTACQQSAGADGLKISKVVVVGDLHVGKTSLINRFCKDNFDRDYKATIGVDFEIERFEIIGMPYNLQIWDTAGQEKFKCIASAYYRGAEVIITVFDLADIQTLDHTKQWLEDALRENEPDSSFIFLVGTKKDLVSDAVCERTELDAIRFAKEMQAEYWSVSAKTGENVKEFFSRVAALAFEQSMIKELESTPGHRTQIRAGNLIKLGKNIVEIPEDNAQVSLSCC; from the exons ATGAAGTCCAACCTAATGCATTTGGTTCCCCCAGTGAGTAGAGGAAGAATAATCTCCCAGTTTCCCAAG TGGTACACACCTGAGGCCTGTCTGCAGTTTAAAGAGCACTTCCATGCACAGGTCAGGACTGCTTGTCAGCAGAGCGCTGGAGCAGATGG GCTGAAAATATCCAAAGTGGTTGTGGTAGGAGATCTGCATGTTGGAAAAACCAGTCTTATCAACAG ATTTTGTAAAGATAATTTTGACCGAGACTACAAGGCGACCATTGGAGTAGATTTTGAGATTGAACGTTTTGAGATAATTGGAATGCCATATAACCTCCAGAT ATGGGACACAGCAGGTCAGGAGAAGTTCAAGTGCATTGCATCTGCTTACTACCGAGGAGCAGAGG TTATAATAACAGTGTTTGATCTGGCTGATATCCAAACTTTGGATCACACCAA gcagtgGTTAGAAGATGCATTGAGAGAGAATGAGCCAGATTCTAGCTTCATCTTTCTGGTTGGAACAAAAAAAGATTTGGTG TCAGATGCTGTGTGTGAAAGGACAGAGCTGGATGCCATCCGTTTTGCCAAGGAGATGCAGGCAGAATACTGGTCGGTTTCAGCCAAAACAG GAGAAAATGTCAAAGAATTCTTTTCCCGAGTTGCTGCTTTGGCCTTTGAACAGTCCATGATAAAGGAACTGGAGAGCACCCCTGGGCACAGGACCCAAATTAGGGCAGGAAATCTCATCA agctggggaagaatATTGTGGAAATTCCAGAAGACAATGCTCAAGTCAGCCTGAGTTGTTGCTAA